One Ferviditalea candida genomic window, GGCGATCATCACTTCGCCTTTGTCAAGCTTCTCCGTGTGGTGAAAGCGGGTGTCGTGCCCTCTGGTCAAACCGATGACGTTTACGCCGCTATCCTTGGCTTTGATCACGATATAATCGCCGTTCATATGATCGGTCATCTCATTTCCTCCCGGTGCAGCCTGCTATATAACAATATGTACTGCGCTTTTTTTCATCATGCCTAAA contains:
- the mtrB gene encoding trp RNA-binding attenuation protein MtrB, producing the protein MTDHMNGDYIVIKAKDSGVNVIGLTRGHDTRFHHTEKLDKGEVMIAQFTDHTSAIKIRGKALIYTKHGMIDTED